The genomic window AGGAGTAACAGAGGAGTCTTTATTGGAGGATAAGAAAATTAGGATATACCCTAATCCAACAAGTTCTTCTTTTACCATTGATTTTGGACAAATTGAAAATGCTGAAGTGTTGATATATAATCAGTTAGGTCAGAGGGTGTATCAAGACGATGTTTCGGAGAGAAGCTTAAGACTTTCTAAGGGGAATACCTTTAGCAAGGGAATCTATTTGATCAATTTTATTGATAAGTCAACACTAAAGGTTTATCAAGAAAAATTGGTGATTCAATAGTTGTTTTAAACATTTAAAATCATCAGATGATATCATGTATAGTGTGAACAAACAACTTATTAAATCTTAGAAATCATTGGTAGAGTAATGCTTTTTCTTGAGTTAAAGCATTACTTCTTCCTATTTACAGACTAACTGATGTGTGTTTATAACATTATTTGTCAGGAATACTTAAGCTTAATGGGACTACAGATTTGTGAAAATGATACTGGAAATTATTAGTGTAATATAAAATATAAACTATCTTGAAACGAAGAAATTTTTTAATTAACTCCGCAATGCTAGGAGTGGGTTTAGGTTTACCTTTGGGGTCCTTGTTTACGTCGTGTACCAATGGACACGGAAGCAATAAGACCGATTTAGATTTTAAAGACTTTTCATTCAATCTATTAAAGAAATGGTGTGATGGTATGATCGCAATACAAATTGATAAGCCTGAAGACCCGAAATTACATGGATTAATGGAATGTCCTGCTTGTGAGGTGGTACATGCAAGATTACAAGATGCAGTCTATCCTATGTTTTACATGGCTAAAGCTACAGGAGATAAAAAATATGTAAAAGCAGGGATTAATGCATTTGAATGGGCGGAAGCCAATGTGAGTTTACCTGATGGGAGTTGGACGAATGATCTTAATCCGAAGTCTTGGAATGGAACGACTGTTTTTGGGGCGATTGCTCTAGCAGAAACACTTAAACATCATGGGGATTTATTGGATGAGGATAGAAAAGATCAATGGACAAAGCGTTTAAGTAAAGCGACTGATTTTATCATCAAGAAATTTCCGAAAGTAGATGCCACCAATGTGAACTACGGAGGAACAAATATATATGCACTTTACTTGATTGGTGATTTATTGGATGAACCAAAATATATCAGTAAGAGTAAAGCATTAGCGGAAGAGATAAAAACCTACTTTACTAACCCGAATGGCTTATTGTATGGTGAAATAAAACCTTCAGCACATAAGTTAAGTGCAAAAGGTTTACCGGGAGTAGACCTTGGGTATAATGTGGAAGAAACCTTAAACAGCTTGGCATTATACGCTCATGAAACCAAGGACAAAGAATTATTGAAGTTGGTGACAAAATCGTTGAATAGTCATCTACAGTTTATGATGCCTGATGGTGGTTGGGACAATAGTTGGGGAACGAGAATGTTTAAGTGGACGTATTGGGGAAGCCGTACTTGTGATGGTTGTCAGCCAGCTTACAGCATTTTGGCGAACTCCAATCCATCTTTTGGAACAGCTGTTATTAGAAACACAGAACTGTTAGATCGATGTACAGATAATGGACTTTTACATGGAGGAATGCACTATGTGTCTCATGGAATAAAACCATGTTTGCATCATACATTTACCCATGCGAAATCATTAGCATACATGTTGGATAATTGGAGTCATTTACCCAATATAAATGATAAAACACCATTACCGCGTGCAGCATCAGAAGGGATTGATTATTTCGAAGAATTAGATACGGTGTTGGTATCAAGAGGTAATTGGAGAGCAACGGTAACGGCTTATGATGCAGAGTATTATCACAAAAAAGATCTTCGTCAAGCTACTGGGGCCTCTCTATCGACATTGTATCATAACAAATTAGGATTGATCTGTGCTGCAAGTTTGGCAGTGTATAGACAGATGGAGCCTTTAAATCAGCAAGATGCCCCAGGAAAAGATATTGCCCTAACACCACGCATAGAAACTTTTTCTAATAATGTATGGTACACCAACCTATTCGATTTAGAAGCATCATTCAATACAAAAAATGATGACTATTTGGTCGCCGTGGAAGGGGCGGTGCAGTTAAAAAACGAAAGCAGACAAAAAGTAAAAGATACAGCAAGTAATTTCAAAATCGATTATCAGTTTACCTCAGATTATTTGAGAATCATCGCTGAGACTGACCAAGAAATTGAAAAGAAAACAGCTTTTGTGTTACCGATTATCTCGCCAAACGATGAGATTGTCGATCAACCTCAACCCAATATTTTAACGGTAAAAAAGTCAGGTGGATTATTGAAGATCACATCCAATGTTCCGATTAAAGTAAGGGCAACAGAAAAAAACAGAACCTTTAATATGGTCCCTGGAGTGGAGGCTATTCCATTGGATTTATTTTTTGATAAAGCACAAAAGACAATTGAAATAAAAGTAGAAGTAGTTTAAAAGTTGAAAATCATAGTGTAGTAAAACATAGAGTATAAACCAACATCGCCATCGTTTAGGAGCTTCTCCTTTTCGATGGTTTTTTTATAGATTATACCTTTTTGATATATCATAAAGTACTTTAACTTCTTGGAAAAGGGGTGTTTGTCAGTGAGTTGGACGAATTGACATTCAAATCGGATTTTTTTTCAGTAAAAATTATTCAGTTTTAGATCAGACGAAAAAAAATGCAGACTTCTCAATTTTTTTGATATGAACATTAGAATGAAAGGGTTATTACTAATGGGCCTTTGGTCCCTTTTATTAGGAGTAAACACAAAAGCGCAAACCATAAATAAAAATAAATCAGACCAACCGAATATCATTTTTATACTTACAGATGATCAGCGTTGGAATGCATTAGGTTATGCCGGAAATAAATATGCTACCACTCCAGAAATGGACAAGTTAGCCGAACAAGGTACTTACTTTAGAAATGCCATTGTCACCACTCCGATATGTTCGGCAAGTAGATCAAGTATTTTTACTGGGGTACATGAACGTTCGCATAGATATACTTTTCAAACGGATGACATGAGAGAAGAGTATATGGAAAATGCATATCCTTTAGTACTTAAAGATGCAGGGTATTACACTGGTTTCTTTGGTAAATTCGGAGTAAAATATGCAGGCAAAGAAAAACTATTTGATGAAATCGAAGACTATGATCGTGCTTACAAGTACAAGGATTATAGAGGATATTATTATAAAACCATCGATGGAGATACGGTTCACCTGACAAGATATACTGGACAAAAAGGATTAGATTTCTTGGAGAATGTTCCAGAAGATAAGCCTTTCTCATTATCACTTTGTTTTAGTGCTCCACATACACACGACGGTGCTTCAGAGCAATATTTCTGGCAAGAAGAACCCGGTAAGCTATATCAAGATATGGATATGCCGGCTCCTGCTTTATCAGAAGATAAATACTATGAGGCATTACCTCAAATGGTAAAAGATGGTTTTAATAAAACGAGATGGTATTGGAGAGACGATACTCCAGAAAAATATCAACACAGTACAAAAGGATATTACCGAATGATCTATGGTGTAGATCAGGAAATCACAAAAATCAGAAATAAATTAGAGGAGAAAGAGTTGGCCGATAATACGGTCATCATCTTGATGGGCGACAACGGCTTTTTCTTGGGCGAGAGACAAATTTCAGGAAAATGGCTGATGTACGATAACTCTATTCGAGTTCCACTTATTATCTATGATCCAAGAGGAAAAGAACACCATGATATAGATCAGATGGCTTTGAATATCGATATCTCAGCTACTTTAGCAGATATCGCCGGAGCCGATGCACCCGAAGCATGGCAAGGTAAAAGTTTGATGTCTTTCGTAAACAATGGAGGTAAATCTTTTGATCGAGATACAGTGCTAGTAGAGCACCTTTGGGAATTTGATCACATTCCTCCAAGTGAAGGGGTGCGTACAAGCGATTGGAAATATCTACGTTACGTAAACGATAAATCGATAGAGGAATTATACTACATCAAGAAGGACCCAAGAGAAACTAAAAACCTGGCAAACAAGAAAAAGTATCAAAAGGTTTTAGCAGAGTTTAGAGCTAAAAATGATGAGTTGGCAAAACGTTATGCCGATAAATATTCGGGTGTTCCTTATGGTTTAACTGTAGAATTAATTAGAGAACCTGCACAAACAGAAATACTAGACAATCAGCCAGAATTAGGGTGGATGATTCCTCAACAAGCAGGTAAACAGAAAGGGTATCAAGTATTGGTTTCTTCTACAAAGGAGAAAGCCGAAATGAATATTGGTGATGTTTGGGATAGTGGAAATGTACGCAGTAATCAATCAACAAATATTGAAATTGATACAGTATTGTCATCTAACCAACAGTACTTCTGGAAGGTCAGAATTTTTGATCAGAACAATATCATCTCAGAATATTCGGAGATTCAAGAATTCAAGACAGGCAATTTGATGAAAAACGAAACTTCATCGAATATCTTTCAAATCGAAAACAAAACTCCGGAAGCTGAGAAATCTTTAGGTAAAGGAAGTTATTTCTTCGATTTTGGAAAAGATGCATTTGCCGCTTTAAGTATTCATTACAAAGCCACAAAAAAACATCAATTGACGATTCGATTGGGGGAAAAATTATTAGAGGGTAGAATCGATCAGAAGCCGGGAGGAACTATCCGTTATCAAGAAGTGACTTTGGAGGTGAACCCTGATCAAATGTCTTATAAAGTTCTTATCCTTGCGGACGAGAGAAATACCAATAAGTTAGCCGTGGCATTGCCCGATTCATTTCCTGTCTTGATGCCATTTAGATATGTGGAAATAGAAGGAGCAGAAGATCAATTATCTACAGAAAATGTGATACAACACGCTTACTTTGGTTATTTCGATGGAAATAGCAGTTCGTTTTCTAGCTCAGATAAGATATTAAACGAAGTATGGGATTTATGTAAATACTCTATCAAAGCCACCACTTTTGCAGGGTATTACGTAGATGGAGATAGAGAGCGTATTCCTTATGAGGCCGATGCTTATTTAAATCAGCTGAGTCATTATGCTATGGATAATGAATATGCGATGGCTAGAAAAACAATTGAATATTTCTTCGAAAGTAAACCCACTTGGCCGACAGAGTGGCAACAACATGTCGCTATGATGATGTACCAAGATTATATGTACACTGGAAACACAGAATTAATACATCGTTTTTATGAGCGTTTAAAGGTAAAAACGTTGATGGACTTGGAAGTGGAAGATGGTTTTGTAAGTACAAAATCGGAAGCTCATAATGCCGAATTCTTATTGAGATTAGGCTTCCCTGATACTACCAGAAGATTAAAAGATATTGTCGATTGGCCTCCAAAAGCGAAGAATTTTGGTGGAAAGAAAGGGATGCAACAAGGTGAGAGAGATGGATATGTTTTCAAGAGAATCAATACGGTGGTCAATGCTTTTTATTATCACAATATGAAAATCATGGCTGAATTTGCTCGCATTATGGACAAGCCTGATGAAGCCATTGATTTTGAATTTAGAGCCATTAGAGTGAAGAAATCGATTAACGAACAACTATTTGATACTGACAAAGGCTATTATGTAGACGGCGTTGGTACCGATCACGGTTCTCTACATGCTAACATGTTTTTATTAGCATTTGATGTAGTTCCTGAGAGTAGAAAGCAATCGGTAGTAGAACATGTGAAATCTAGAGGAATGGCTTGTAGCGTTTATGGTGCACAATATTTATTAGAAGCTTTATATGCTGCAGGCGAAGAGGATTATGCTTTAGAATTAATGAATGCCACTCACGACAGAAGTTGGTACAATATGATTAAGATTGGTTCGACCATCACCTTAGAAGCATGGGACATGAAATACAAAACCAACTCTGATTGGAACCATGCTTGGGGAGCTGCTCCAGCGAATATTGTTCCTAGAGAAATGTGGGGAATTCAACCTATGGAGGCAGGTTTTGGAAAAGTAAGCATCTATCCACAGTTAAGTAAATTGAAAGATTGTGCTATAGAATACCCAACGGTAAGGGGCAACATCAAAGGGTCTTATCAAAAGGTGAGTAATCGAGTGAAAAAATATACGATTGAGCTGCCGGCAAATATGGTAGGAGATTTTAAACTGAATTTATCATCAGAAGATATTGTCACTTTAAATGGTAAGACAGTGGATACCACTTTTGGATCGGTTCGATTAAATCCTGGTGTAAATCAGATTTATATCAAAGTGAACTCATTCTAAAAGGAAATAAGATAGAAAAAGGTTCAGGTATTCTAAAATTGGAATTACTTGAACCTTTTTTAATTATTGAAATGAAAACTGAATTATGAAAAGCTACCTAAAACTAAACTTACTTTTTCTTTTTTTGTGTTTGCATCAGTTAGTCAGTGCACAAACACAATACACCATTAATGCGTCTTGGCAATTTATTAAAGACGATGAAATAAGTGATGTCAACGATTTTCTATCCAAGTTAAATAAATCAGAAAATATAGATTTACCTCATACTTGGAACGATAAAGATGTGATCGATGAACATCAAGGATATTACCGAGGGGCAGGGTGGTACACTAAAACGGTGAAGATACCATCTAGTTATCAGTCAAAAGAACTCTTTTTATTTTTTGAAGGGGTGAATACTGTTGCCGAAGTGTACATCAATTCAAAGTTGGCAGGTACACATGTAGGCGGCTATACACGTTTTGTGGTGCCCATTTCAGAATGGATTCAATTCGATGAAAATAAATTGCAAACCACCTTTCAAGTGGTCGTAAAAGCCGATAATAGTTTCGATGAAATGATTCCTACTCTAACAGCGGATTTTACTTTTTTCGGAGGGATTTATAGAGATGTAAATCTAGTGGTGAAAGATAAAGTGCATTTTAATTTTGAAGATGATGCTTCTAATGCCTGTTTTATTACCACTCCTTTGGTGAGTGCATCAGAAGGTAAGGTACACCTTAAAGCAAGAATTAAAAATAGTGCTACTGATAAGAGGAAGTTGAAGTTGGTGAGTAAAATCTATGATCCAAAGCATCAATTAATCCTTGAGAAAAAAAGCAAATTACAGCTAGATCATAAAGAAAATAGAGTAGTTGATATTGATTTTGAAACCATTGCTCAACCTCTTCTTTGGAGTCCAGATCATCCCCACTTATATACTGTTGTATGCGAAATCTGGGATGCAAAATCCAATACAAAACTAGATGAAGTTACTAATCCATTAGGGTTCCGATGGTTTAAGTTTGATACCGACAAGGGATTCTTCCTTAATGGGAAACCTCTAAAATTGATAGGCACGAATCGACATCAAGATTTTAAAGGGATTGGGAATGCATTGCCTGACTATCTGCACTACAAGGATATTCAGATGATCAAAGAGATGGGCAGTAACTTTCTTAGAATATCTCATTACCCTCAAGATCAAAGTATTCTTGAAGCTTGTGACCGTTTAGGAATTCTAACGACTGTGGAAACTCCTGTGATTAATACTGTGACAGAAGACGAACAATTTGATAAAAATTGTATGAGTGCTCAGTTAGAAATGATTCGACAAAATTATAATCACCCAAGCTTGATTGTGTGGGCGTATATGAACGAAATTCTATTAAAGCCGAAGTATAAAAAAGAACCGAAGCGTTATAAACAATATACCGATTACGTCTTGCAATTAGCTAAAAAGTTAGAAGCAATTACGAGAGAAGAAGATCCTTATCGATACACAATGATTCCTAATCATAGTGGTTTGGATACCTATAAAAATGCAGGTTTAACCGAGGTACCCATGATTGTAGGGTGGAACATTTATGATGGTTGGTACGGTAGATCTTATGATGCATTGGAAGATAAACTGACGAAATTCCATGATACCGTTAAGAAACCGTTAATCATCACAGAATATGGAGCAGGAGCTGATCCTAGATTACATTCACTTGATCCTAGCAGATTTGATTTTTCGCAAGAATACGCAACGGCCTACCATCAGCATTATATAAAAGTGATCAAAAAGCTTCCTTATGTTGCTGGAGCAAACGTATGGAATTATGCTGATTTTAGTTCTGAACAAAGGGTAGATGCGGTACAGAGTATCAATAATAAAGGATTGGTGGGTATAAACCGAACACCAAAAGATGTCTATTATTTTTATCAGGCGAGTTTACTGGAATTACCATTTTTAGCTTTATCTACAAAAAGTTGGAAACGTAGAACATGTATAGAAGATGAAAATAATAAAGGAATTGCGACACTACCCGTTCAAGTATTTTCTAATCAATCTGATATTGAATTATACATTAACGGTAAAAGTATTGGTCATAAAAACGTCGAAAATTCAATAGCGACTTTTGAAGTACCGTTTACAAACGGGATCAATAAATTAAAAGCAATATCGGGAGAGGAGGAAGATTATGCTGAAGTAAGAATCGACCTTTTACCAAGATCTTTAGAGCAATTTCCTATTAATGGTTTATCAATTAATTTGGGCGATAAACGATTCTTTTATGATGATCAAATAGATCAAGCATGGGGATTAAATCAAACGTATAACAAAGGAAGTTGGGGCGCTATTGGAGGAAAATCATTTGTGCGCACCTTTAATAGAAGACAGCACCCTTATGGAACAAATCAACCTATTGAGGGCACTTATAACGATCCTATTTATCAAACTCAATTGGTGGGAATAGAACAATTTAAATTGGATGTGCCACCGGGAGTGTACGAAGTGATTCTTCATTTTGCGGAATTAGAAGGTAATCATGTAAAACATCTTCCATATGATTTAATGGACGATGAGGAGATGGATAATGAAAAAGTGAGTAGAACTTTTTCAGTCAGAATAAACGATGAATTATTGATAAATCGATTGGACCTGATGAATCAATATGGAGAATACAAAAAAGTAGAAATAAAAACGGAAATAAAGGTCAGCAACAATCAGTCAATAGACATACAATTTGATAAGATCGTTGGAGAACCGATTCTAAATGCGATAGAGATTTACAAAAAATAATAGTCATATTTTAAATGCTTCAATAATGAAACGAACAACAACACTATTTCTCTTTCTCTTTTTCTATGCCTCACTTGGTTGGGCACAAGAAAAAAACAATGTGCTTATTTTCTTAGTCGACGATCTACGACCCGACTTGGGTTGCTACGGGAATACGAAAGTAAAAAGTCCAAATATAGATAAGCTAGCAAATGAGGGCATTACATTTAATCACGCCTACGCTCAACAAGGTATTTGTGCACCTTCAAGAATGAGTATTTTAACCTCAAAGAGAGTGGATAAAATTGGGGTCTATTCCATTTTCACCCCTTTACGTTCTGTACAGAAAGACATGATGACCATGCCTCAATTCTTTAAATCAAATGGTTATAAAACCATCAGTATTGGCAAAGTGTATCATCACATCATAGACGATAAGCAAAACTGGAGTTTACATATTCCCAAAGAGTTAAATACATATGCCTCACCAGAAAATCAGCTCTTATTAGATAGTTTAAAAATTGAGGGAGTAAAAAAAGGTCCGGCATTCGAAGCGGCAGATGTTGCTGATGAAGGATATAAAGATGGAAGAGCATCCGCTTCGGCGATTAAGATCCTAAAACAGATAAAGAAAGATCCTTTTATGATGGTGGTGGGTTTAAGCAAACCTCATTTACCATTCAATGCCCCTAAAAAATATTGGGATCTTTATGACCCGTCAACATTTGATATTCCACTAAGAAAACAACCGACAGATGTGAGTACTTATGCCACCACACATTGGGGAGAATTAAGAGGTTATTATGGTATGCCTAAAGAAGGTCATCTTGATGATGAAACCACGAGAACTTTAATCCACGGATATTATGCAAGTGTAAGTTATATCGATGCACAAGTAGGAAAAATCCTAAACACCTTAGAGGAATTGGATCTAAGAAAAAACACCATTGTTGTGTTTATGAGCGACCATGGTTGGAAGCTTGGAGAATATGGGGATTGGTGTAAGCATACCAATTTTGAATTAGATACTCGAGTGCCTCTAATAATGAGTAGAGAGACCGCTTATAAAAAGAGTAAAAAAGGATTAACAAGTGATGCTCTAGTTGAAAATATTGATGTTTTCCCAACAGTAGCCGCTGCTTGTGGTTTGGATCTAACGGATGTGGATGGAAAATCTTTATTACCATTATTAGATAGGCCCAAGAAAAAGGGTGATGCAGGTGCCTACAGCCTTTACGCTAGAGGCGACAAGATTATGGGCCTAACGGTAACAGATGGCGCATGGCGATATACAGAATGGAGAGACCTGAAAAATAAGAAAATACATTCTTCAGAGCTATATGCTTGTCAACAAGATTATAGCATCCAAAATGAGAACTTGGTAGATTCAAATGATCATGAAAAGGTATTAAGTAAAATGAAGGACTTATTGTACGTAGAATACCCGAAAGATCAGTTTGATTTTCTAATTTTAAAGAAGAAATCTAAAAAGAAGAGCTAGTTCATGATGGATAAGAATAAAACTATTCGTTGGGGCATTATTGGTTGCGGAAACGTTACCGAAGTAAAAAGTGGTCCAGCATATCAATTAATTGAAGGCTTTGCATTAAAAGCTGTGATGAGGAGGGATGCCGACAAAGCAAAGGATTATGCCATAAGACATAAAGTAGATAGATTCTATTCAGATT from Flammeovirga yaeyamensis includes these protein-coding regions:
- a CDS encoding glycoside hydrolase family protein: MKRRNFLINSAMLGVGLGLPLGSLFTSCTNGHGSNKTDLDFKDFSFNLLKKWCDGMIAIQIDKPEDPKLHGLMECPACEVVHARLQDAVYPMFYMAKATGDKKYVKAGINAFEWAEANVSLPDGSWTNDLNPKSWNGTTVFGAIALAETLKHHGDLLDEDRKDQWTKRLSKATDFIIKKFPKVDATNVNYGGTNIYALYLIGDLLDEPKYISKSKALAEEIKTYFTNPNGLLYGEIKPSAHKLSAKGLPGVDLGYNVEETLNSLALYAHETKDKELLKLVTKSLNSHLQFMMPDGGWDNSWGTRMFKWTYWGSRTCDGCQPAYSILANSNPSFGTAVIRNTELLDRCTDNGLLHGGMHYVSHGIKPCLHHTFTHAKSLAYMLDNWSHLPNINDKTPLPRAASEGIDYFEELDTVLVSRGNWRATVTAYDAEYYHKKDLRQATGASLSTLYHNKLGLICAASLAVYRQMEPLNQQDAPGKDIALTPRIETFSNNVWYTNLFDLEASFNTKNDDYLVAVEGAVQLKNESRQKVKDTASNFKIDYQFTSDYLRIIAETDQEIEKKTAFVLPIISPNDEIVDQPQPNILTVKKSGGLLKITSNVPIKVRATEKNRTFNMVPGVEAIPLDLFFDKAQKTIEIKVEVV
- a CDS encoding family 78 glycoside hydrolase catalytic domain; this translates as MNIRMKGLLLMGLWSLLLGVNTKAQTINKNKSDQPNIIFILTDDQRWNALGYAGNKYATTPEMDKLAEQGTYFRNAIVTTPICSASRSSIFTGVHERSHRYTFQTDDMREEYMENAYPLVLKDAGYYTGFFGKFGVKYAGKEKLFDEIEDYDRAYKYKDYRGYYYKTIDGDTVHLTRYTGQKGLDFLENVPEDKPFSLSLCFSAPHTHDGASEQYFWQEEPGKLYQDMDMPAPALSEDKYYEALPQMVKDGFNKTRWYWRDDTPEKYQHSTKGYYRMIYGVDQEITKIRNKLEEKELADNTVIILMGDNGFFLGERQISGKWLMYDNSIRVPLIIYDPRGKEHHDIDQMALNIDISATLADIAGADAPEAWQGKSLMSFVNNGGKSFDRDTVLVEHLWEFDHIPPSEGVRTSDWKYLRYVNDKSIEELYYIKKDPRETKNLANKKKYQKVLAEFRAKNDELAKRYADKYSGVPYGLTVELIREPAQTEILDNQPELGWMIPQQAGKQKGYQVLVSSTKEKAEMNIGDVWDSGNVRSNQSTNIEIDTVLSSNQQYFWKVRIFDQNNIISEYSEIQEFKTGNLMKNETSSNIFQIENKTPEAEKSLGKGSYFFDFGKDAFAALSIHYKATKKHQLTIRLGEKLLEGRIDQKPGGTIRYQEVTLEVNPDQMSYKVLILADERNTNKLAVALPDSFPVLMPFRYVEIEGAEDQLSTENVIQHAYFGYFDGNSSSFSSSDKILNEVWDLCKYSIKATTFAGYYVDGDRERIPYEADAYLNQLSHYAMDNEYAMARKTIEYFFESKPTWPTEWQQHVAMMMYQDYMYTGNTELIHRFYERLKVKTLMDLEVEDGFVSTKSEAHNAEFLLRLGFPDTTRRLKDIVDWPPKAKNFGGKKGMQQGERDGYVFKRINTVVNAFYYHNMKIMAEFARIMDKPDEAIDFEFRAIRVKKSINEQLFDTDKGYYVDGVGTDHGSLHANMFLLAFDVVPESRKQSVVEHVKSRGMACSVYGAQYLLEALYAAGEEDYALELMNATHDRSWYNMIKIGSTITLEAWDMKYKTNSDWNHAWGAAPANIVPREMWGIQPMEAGFGKVSIYPQLSKLKDCAIEYPTVRGNIKGSYQKVSNRVKKYTIELPANMVGDFKLNLSSEDIVTLNGKTVDTTFGSVRLNPGVNQIYIKVNSF
- a CDS encoding glycoside hydrolase family 2 TIM barrel-domain containing protein, giving the protein MKSYLKLNLLFLFLCLHQLVSAQTQYTINASWQFIKDDEISDVNDFLSKLNKSENIDLPHTWNDKDVIDEHQGYYRGAGWYTKTVKIPSSYQSKELFLFFEGVNTVAEVYINSKLAGTHVGGYTRFVVPISEWIQFDENKLQTTFQVVVKADNSFDEMIPTLTADFTFFGGIYRDVNLVVKDKVHFNFEDDASNACFITTPLVSASEGKVHLKARIKNSATDKRKLKLVSKIYDPKHQLILEKKSKLQLDHKENRVVDIDFETIAQPLLWSPDHPHLYTVVCEIWDAKSNTKLDEVTNPLGFRWFKFDTDKGFFLNGKPLKLIGTNRHQDFKGIGNALPDYLHYKDIQMIKEMGSNFLRISHYPQDQSILEACDRLGILTTVETPVINTVTEDEQFDKNCMSAQLEMIRQNYNHPSLIVWAYMNEILLKPKYKKEPKRYKQYTDYVLQLAKKLEAITREEDPYRYTMIPNHSGLDTYKNAGLTEVPMIVGWNIYDGWYGRSYDALEDKLTKFHDTVKKPLIITEYGAGADPRLHSLDPSRFDFSQEYATAYHQHYIKVIKKLPYVAGANVWNYADFSSEQRVDAVQSINNKGLVGINRTPKDVYYFYQASLLELPFLALSTKSWKRRTCIEDENNKGIATLPVQVFSNQSDIELYINGKSIGHKNVENSIATFEVPFTNGINKLKAISGEEEDYAEVRIDLLPRSLEQFPINGLSINLGDKRFFYDDQIDQAWGLNQTYNKGSWGAIGGKSFVRTFNRRQHPYGTNQPIEGTYNDPIYQTQLVGIEQFKLDVPPGVYEVILHFAELEGNHVKHLPYDLMDDEEMDNEKVSRTFSVRINDELLINRLDLMNQYGEYKKVEIKTEIKVSNNQSIDIQFDKIVGEPILNAIEIYKK
- a CDS encoding sulfatase, producing MKRTTTLFLFLFFYASLGWAQEKNNVLIFLVDDLRPDLGCYGNTKVKSPNIDKLANEGITFNHAYAQQGICAPSRMSILTSKRVDKIGVYSIFTPLRSVQKDMMTMPQFFKSNGYKTISIGKVYHHIIDDKQNWSLHIPKELNTYASPENQLLLDSLKIEGVKKGPAFEAADVADEGYKDGRASASAIKILKQIKKDPFMMVVGLSKPHLPFNAPKKYWDLYDPSTFDIPLRKQPTDVSTYATTHWGELRGYYGMPKEGHLDDETTRTLIHGYYASVSYIDAQVGKILNTLEELDLRKNTIVVFMSDHGWKLGEYGDWCKHTNFELDTRVPLIMSRETAYKKSKKGLTSDALVENIDVFPTVAAACGLDLTDVDGKSLLPLLDRPKKKGDAGAYSLYARGDKIMGLTVTDGAWRYTEWRDLKNKKIHSSELYACQQDYSIQNENLVDSNDHEKVLSKMKDLLYVEYPKDQFDFLILKKKSKKKS